TGCCAATATGCTGATTGACCGTATTGAAAATGTAACGATCTCTGAGGGACGTAAAAAGGAAATTATTGCACAGGCGAGATTTCTGCGCGCATTATCCTATATGGATCTAACAGATGCTTGGGGGCCTGTGCCGCTAATTACTACGGTTAAAAACCCTACAGAAAGCTACAATGAGCCCTTGGCTCCCGTTGAAAAAATAGACGCGCAGATTGCAGAAGATTGTCAATATGCAATGGATAACCTTCCGGAAAAATGGACTGCCGAAATTGGACGCGCGACAAAAGGTGCCGCGCTTACGTTGATGGGCAAAATGTATATGCGTTCACATAACTATGAAAAGGCAAAGGTTTATATTGATCAGGTACTGGCGCTGCGGAACAAAGGTATATATAAATTAAACCCTGACTTTAAGAAAGAATGGTCTGATGACAATAAGGTGGATATGGGCTTGATCTTTGGTGTTCTACATGAACCTACATTAAATGGAGGCGAGATTACAAATCACTTTGGTCCAACCGATAATCCAGAGGTACCGGATAGATGGCAATATTACGGTGTATCATTGGATTTTTGGCGGAAGTATAGTGATCTCGATCCTCGGAAAAAATTCTTCTATTACAATTACGAGGGTAAAGCGGCACGTGATAAAAATACGAAACATGGTTTTTTTTACATGTTACCAGCAAAGGGGCAAACAACACCGCCTAGTGACACCGTTAAATTCCTTCAGAATGTTGCTACAAAAAAATATTCCTATGAAATGGTTAACAACTCCTATCTTGATGGACGGACCATACAAGTATTTCGTTTAGCGGATGTGATTTTGTGTAAAGCGGAAATTGAAAATGCATTGAACGGACCCGCAGCGGCATTGCCTTACATCAATGAAGTTCGCAAACGGGCTGGTGCACCAGCTTACGGTGATCATCCAAACTTCCCAGTACCGACAAGTAAGGAACAGATGATCGATGCATTGGTGGATGAACGTGGTTTTGAACTGGTATTCGAGTATAAAAGACGCCAAGACTTGATCCGATTGGGACGTTATGAAAAAGTGAGTAATGCCTATCTTAAAGGTCGCGGATTGAGGGAGAATGTTACTGAAGCAATGCGGTATTTTCCTTATCCATTGGAAGAGGCCCGTTTACATCAGGAAATGACTGCAGCAAATCCATCACGATTGCCTAAATAATAATAAGACGGAATAAAAAAATATGTGCAGATGAAATTCTTCAAAGCAATTATCGTATTAACGGCCATAGTGGCTGCCTCTGCCGGTTACTATTATTACAGCAATCAGGTAGAAATCGAAACGATTGAACTCACATCACCCAATAACCTACCCCTCGATGAGGATATTCATGTACGTCTGAACAAAGCTGCGGATGCTTATGTCGAATATTGGAAAGAGGATGGTGGGCAGGTCCATCAAACTGTTGTGTCGAAATCGTCATTGAATCATAACTTTCATCTCCTGACGCTGGAACCTAATAGCAGCTACAAATTTCGGGTAGTCATCGATCAGATGATCCCTGTTAAATCCAGTGAACAGTCTTTTAAGACAAGACCGCAATCGCCATGGATGGTGCATGACTGGATCAAAGGCGACCATCCACATGATGAAAAAGCGCTGGGGAATGGCCTGGTATTATTATGTTATCGCGGTTATCCAGGCTATATGGCTATGGTCGATGGTAAAGGAACGATCCGATGGTATTGGCAAGATGAGAAATTGGGCGTGCGCCTGGCTTCATTAACACCAAGAGGAACAATTCTAGCCTTACTGGCTCCTGCAAGTAAGGATGAATTCAATAAGCCCAATCAACCGAGTAAGAAATCAACCAATGCCAGTTATTATCTGCGCAGCGGAAGGATCGGATTTGTAGGCGGAACTGTATTGGTGGAGATTGATCTGACAGGGAAGGAAATTACCCGAATCGATCTGGATAAAAAAGGGATCGTCATGCATCACGATGTACAGATGGATAAGCAAAATAATATCGTTGGTATCGTCAGGGACTTTAGAATAGATGATAGACCCGGTCATCCAAAAGATACGCTCTGGGGAGACGCTATATTGACCATGGATACCAAAGGCAATGTGTTGAAAAAATGGTCCCCCTGGAAAAAATGGGATATTCAGAACGATAAAAAATTGGATAGCCTAAAACATGACCGATTCCACTTTAATACTATTTCCTTTGACAGGGACAGCAATTACCTCACTTCTTCACCAATTGAAAATCAGGTTTGGAAAATTGATGCGAAAACGGGCGATATCCTCTGGAAACTAGGAAAGGACGGTGATTTTAAATTGAAGGAAAAAGACTTGTTCTATTTTCAGCATGCACCGCATATCACCAAAACTGGTGAACTGCTTCTTTTTGATAATGGCGATTTCTCCCCTCGTGATAGTACAACGGCCAATAAACAGTCCCGTGCTATCGCCTTCAACCTTGACCAAAAGAACAAAACGGCAACATTAGCTTATGCAGCCCCTATTCCTAAAAAACAATTTACTGCGAGAATGGGAAGTGCTTATGAATTGGAGAATGGCAATCTGCTGCAAACAAGCTCAAAGACAGGATCAGTACTCATAACAGATAAAAAAGGTAAAGTACTCTGGGAGTTAAATGCCTATTTTATACCTTATCGTGCCCTGTATGTCTCCGAAGGAATTTGGAATAAATATCGAAAAAACTAATGCATAAAAAAGTATAAGATCATCTTGAGCTGAGTGTGGTATACATCCGGTATAAGCACTTTCGCTCAAGGTGACTTTAATGGCAATTAATAACTATTTACGTGTACTGGTTTTTGGGTACACCTAACACCTTGTATGATGAAGAAAAGAACAGCCTATAGTAAGCTGGCAACAATCCTTGCCGTATCATTATTCGTAAACGCTGTCCATGGACAGCTGGCTTATCCACCTGAAAAGCAAAAATGGGATGCGGATCAACTTGGTAATCACCGTGCGGTTCTCAAGATAAACACAGATCAAAAAGAGGTTCAATCCGTTATTCCTTGGCGTAACCGATGGGTTGAGGCCAATCAAGAGGTCATAATTGTTGATAGTGCAAGTAATAAACAGGTAACGTCGATTAATTATCTCTGGATGAATGCAGAATCGGGTGGCTTACGTTTTCGTCCGACTTCAGGCAAGGGAATATATTATGTTTATTATTTACCTTATAAAATGGGTGGACGTAGCCGAAATTATCCGGATGCGATTTACTTGAAAAATTCGACGCCAGCACCCGTTCAAGCTGCAAAAAATGACGCTATTAGTTCCAAAGGTATCACTGTTGAACGGTTTGAAGCCGTAGATCAGTATAATAGCAATGATCCCATGGAAGTGCTGGCTACTAAAGCGGAGATCAAAAGCTTCTTGAACAGCAATACAAAAGAAGATTATTTTGTTTTTCCTGAAAGACGGGAGTCTCCCATCAAAATGGAAAATAACCTCCCACAACTGTGGATGACGAAAACTAAGGTTCCGAATCAACTGGAGGGAAATGCGCAAAAAGGCGAATACTATGCTTTTCAATTGGGATTGTGGTCACCGAAGCGAGATCTTCAAACAGTTCAGGTATCATTTTCGGATTTTAAGTCTAGCGATGGGACAATTATTGCTGCCAATAGCTTGAACTGTTTAAATACGCAAGGCACGGCTTATACGGGAGAGGCGATGCATTTGACAGTGAATGTACCTGCGAACAAGATACAAGCCCTTTGGTGTGGCATGCAAGTACCGGAAAATATTCCGGTGGGGACTTATGTCGGCACAGCCACGGTAAAAGCAAATAATGCTACAGCCAAGAAGGTCAAGCTTGTATTTCATGTGTCGGACAACGCCAGTGGACTGGCAAGTGTTGATCAGCCCTGGAAAATGACACGATTGCCCTGGCTGAATTCAACGCTGGCACAAAAGAATACTGTCATTGCGCCCTATACGCCAATTGCTTTGACAGCTGATTCAACCTTACAGCTCTTGGGACGTGAAGTTAAGTTGAGCGCAACTGGTCTGCCCAAACAGATCAGTACATTTTTTACGCCCGAAATGACATCGATCTCAACAAAGCCAAATACATTGTTGTATGAACCAGTACATTTTCATTTTTATCGTGCCTCAGACGGAAAGGAAATACAGCTCCAAGCTGCCGGCGTTCAATTTAAAGAGAAAAATGAAGGTGAATATCGTTGGATAGCCAAAAATGAATCGGCCGACCTGACGATGGAAGTGGAGGGGAAACTAGAATTTGATGGTTATTTGCATTATGTGGTTAAACTAACAGCGTTAAATGATATCAATTTAAAAGATATCAATATGCATATTCCGGTCATGCCTGACAAAGCAAACTATTTTATGGGGCTAGGACAGAAGGGGGGGAAGCGACCGGAACAGCTTTCGTGGAATTGGGATGTCGCAAATAAGAATCAAGACGGTGGCTGGATTGGCGCCGTAAATGCAGGACTTCAGTTTTCACTGCGCGATGAACATTATTCACGGCCACTTAACACAAACTTCTATCTTCAAAAACCATTGGTGCTACCAACCTCCTGGGGTAATGAGAATAAAGGTGGAATAGATATCGGTCTCAAGGGCAAATCGGTTTTGGTCAATAGTTATAGTGGTGAACGTCAGCTAAAAAAAGGAGCAGTACTTTATTATAATTTTAACCTATTAATTACACCGTTCCATCCGATAAATACTGAAGCACAATGGAATGAACGCTATTATCACGCTTATAAACCAGTGGATTCGGTCCTGGCAAGTGGATCCAATGTCATTAATATCCACCATGCTAATGTGATCAATCCCTATATCAATTATCCATTTATCGCGACCAAAGAGATGAAGCAATATATTGATCAGGCACATCATGCAGGATTGAAAGTGAAGATTTACAATACAGTACGCGAGGTTTCCAACAGAGTGTACGAGCTCTATCCTTTGCGGAGCCTAGGCACGGAGGTATTTTCACCGGGCAAGGGTGGTGGCTATTCTTGGTTGCAGGAACATGTGGGAAACAATTACCTTGCCGCTTGGTATGTGCCCGAATTTAGAGATGCTGCCATTATCAACAGTGGTATGAATAGATGGCACAACTATTATGTTGAAGGTATGAACTGGCTGGTAGATCATATTGGTATTGATGGAATCTATCTGGATGATGTTGCTTTTGACCGCGTAACAATGAAGCGCATCAAGCGGGTATTAACCAAAAATGGGAAATCTGGTCTGATTGATTTACACTCTGCGAATCAATATAATAAAAGCGATGGCTTTAACAACAGTGCAAATCTC
The window above is part of the Sphingobacterium sp. ML3W genome. Proteins encoded here:
- a CDS encoding RagB/SusD family nutrient uptake outer membrane protein, yielding MNKIKTNIKYMLGIAGLASILTGSLQSCTKLEPKLYSDLTTKNAYSTESDINAALTGIYTSLSPYPGDAYLYYAGYLVMITDYATDIGFSTAAGDPTRMSNFTYDDNNRYFKFNYQNMYQVISNANMLIDRIENVTISEGRKKEIIAQARFLRALSYMDLTDAWGPVPLITTVKNPTESYNEPLAPVEKIDAQIAEDCQYAMDNLPEKWTAEIGRATKGAALTLMGKMYMRSHNYEKAKVYIDQVLALRNKGIYKLNPDFKKEWSDDNKVDMGLIFGVLHEPTLNGGEITNHFGPTDNPEVPDRWQYYGVSLDFWRKYSDLDPRKKFFYYNYEGKAARDKNTKHGFFYMLPAKGQTTPPSDTVKFLQNVATKKYSYEMVNNSYLDGRTIQVFRLADVILCKAEIENALNGPAAALPYINEVRKRAGAPAYGDHPNFPVPTSKEQMIDALVDERGFELVFEYKRRQDLIRLGRYEKVSNAYLKGRGLRENVTEAMRYFPYPLEEARLHQEMTAANPSRLPK
- a CDS encoding aryl-sulfate sulfotransferase — its product is MKFFKAIIVLTAIVAASAGYYYYSNQVEIETIELTSPNNLPLDEDIHVRLNKAADAYVEYWKEDGGQVHQTVVSKSSLNHNFHLLTLEPNSSYKFRVVIDQMIPVKSSEQSFKTRPQSPWMVHDWIKGDHPHDEKALGNGLVLLCYRGYPGYMAMVDGKGTIRWYWQDEKLGVRLASLTPRGTILALLAPASKDEFNKPNQPSKKSTNASYYLRSGRIGFVGGTVLVEIDLTGKEITRIDLDKKGIVMHHDVQMDKQNNIVGIVRDFRIDDRPGHPKDTLWGDAILTMDTKGNVLKKWSPWKKWDIQNDKKLDSLKHDRFHFNTISFDRDSNYLTSSPIENQVWKIDAKTGDILWKLGKDGDFKLKEKDLFYFQHAPHITKTGELLLFDNGDFSPRDSTTANKQSRAIAFNLDQKNKTATLAYAAPIPKKQFTARMGSAYELENGNLLQTSSKTGSVLITDKKGKVLWELNAYFIPYRALYVSEGIWNKYRKN
- a CDS encoding glycoside hydrolase domain-containing protein yields the protein MMKKRTAYSKLATILAVSLFVNAVHGQLAYPPEKQKWDADQLGNHRAVLKINTDQKEVQSVIPWRNRWVEANQEVIIVDSASNKQVTSINYLWMNAESGGLRFRPTSGKGIYYVYYLPYKMGGRSRNYPDAIYLKNSTPAPVQAAKNDAISSKGITVERFEAVDQYNSNDPMEVLATKAEIKSFLNSNTKEDYFVFPERRESPIKMENNLPQLWMTKTKVPNQLEGNAQKGEYYAFQLGLWSPKRDLQTVQVSFSDFKSSDGTIIAANSLNCLNTQGTAYTGEAMHLTVNVPANKIQALWCGMQVPENIPVGTYVGTATVKANNATAKKVKLVFHVSDNASGLASVDQPWKMTRLPWLNSTLAQKNTVIAPYTPIALTADSTLQLLGREVKLSATGLPKQISTFFTPEMTSISTKPNTLLYEPVHFHFYRASDGKEIQLQAAGVQFKEKNEGEYRWIAKNESADLTMEVEGKLEFDGYLHYVVKLTALNDINLKDINMHIPVMPDKANYFMGLGQKGGKRPEQLSWNWDVANKNQDGGWIGAVNAGLQFSLRDEHYSRPLNTNFYLQKPLVLPTSWGNENKGGIDIGLKGKSVLVNSYSGERQLKKGAVLYYNFNLLITPFHPINTEAQWNERYYHAYKPVDSVLASGSNVINIHHANVINPYINYPFIATKEMKQYIDQAHHAGLKVKIYNTVREVSNRVYELYPLRSLGTEVFSPGKGGGYSWLQEHVGNNYLAAWYVPEFRDAAIINSGMNRWHNYYVEGMNWLVDHIGIDGIYLDDVAFDRVTMKRIKRVLTKNGKSGLIDLHSANQYNKSDGFNNSANLYLEHFPYINRLWFGEYFDYENNQPDFFLTEVSGIPFGLMGEMLQDGGNPWRGMIYGMTNRMPYQKLTPKDLWKTWDNFGIKGSNMIGYWSPNIPVKTDNEKVLTTVYSRSGKAMVAIASWADTDVDVQLAIDWDKLGIDPKKAKLSIPTIADFQSGTAYKFGDKISIAKNKGIILLIE